Proteins encoded together in one Flavobacteriales bacterium window:
- a CDS encoding carbonic anhydrase, with translation MNELKADLHKILLSRNQEWSARMRQENPELFTELAKHQTPFFLWIGCADSRVPPNQITGTMPGDMFIHRNIANMVIHTDLNMLSVVDYGVNVLGIDHLIVCGHYGCGGVKAAMGPEFGGPASYWIREIRDIARMHRDELDAIHDEEARFDRLVELNVAEQAFDLSRTAIVRDAWAKGRKVHVHGWVYGLKDGLIKDLKVTRSSFAEVNAGK, from the coding sequence ATGAACGAACTGAAGGCCGATCTCCACAAGATCCTCCTGTCGCGCAACCAGGAATGGAGCGCCCGCATGCGCCAGGAGAACCCGGAGCTCTTCACCGAACTGGCCAAGCACCAGACCCCCTTCTTCCTCTGGATCGGATGCGCCGACAGCCGGGTGCCACCCAACCAGATCACCGGCACGATGCCCGGCGACATGTTCATCCACCGGAACATCGCCAACATGGTGATCCACACCGACCTGAACATGCTGAGCGTGGTGGACTACGGCGTGAACGTGCTGGGCATCGATCACCTGATCGTGTGCGGCCATTACGGTTGCGGTGGCGTGAAAGCGGCCATGGGTCCGGAGTTCGGCGGCCCTGCCTCCTACTGGATCCGCGAGATCCGAGACATCGCTCGGATGCACCGGGATGAGTTGGATGCCATTCACGATGAGGAGGCGCGCTTCGACCGGCTCGTGGAGCTCAATGTGGCGGAGCAGGCCTTTGACCTCAGCCGCACCGCCATCGTGCGCGATGCCTGGGCTAAGGGCCGCAAGGTGCATGTGCACGGCTGGGTGTACGGCTTGAAGGACGGATTGATCAAGGACTTGAAGGTCACTCGGTCGAGCTTCGCCGAGGTGAACGCAGGGAAGTGA
- a CDS encoding SulP family inorganic anion transporter gives MGTNSFRHFRSDLPASLVVFLVAVPLCLGIALASGAPLISGLIAGIIGGIVVGLISGSNLGVSGPAAGLAAIVLGSITQLGSFPLFLTAVVLAGLIQIALGFLRAGVIAYYFPNSVIKGMLAGIGVIIILKQIPHAVGDDKDWMGDMGFDQSDKLNTFQELWYALQNPTLGAVVITLACLAVMILWDLPFIRRIKALSFVPGPLLAVILGTIMARLFEGHPDLALGGDHLVRLPDLSNGLSAALTFPDPSGLTNGAVWTIALTMAIVASIETLLCVEATDKLDTEKRVTPTNLELKAQGLGNALSGLLGGLPITQVIVRSSANIQSGARTKLSAVLHGVLILLSVLLIPVLMNMIPLASLAAILLITGYKLAKPALFKDLFAQGWYIFIPFIVTVLGVVFIDLLKGVALGMSVGIFFVLRNSYLTPFHVVEGHDADGPVRRITLSEEVTFFNKASIQRTLAELPKGTHLVLDASSTMNLDPDVLEIIHEAKQREQERGVKIDLVGVKPPRKRSTKELIESVVGRNA, from the coding sequence ATGGGAACCAACTCGTTCCGTCATTTCCGGTCCGACCTGCCTGCCTCGTTGGTGGTCTTTCTGGTCGCCGTCCCTCTCTGCCTGGGCATCGCGCTCGCCAGCGGCGCCCCGCTCATCAGTGGCCTCATCGCAGGCATCATCGGAGGCATCGTCGTCGGTTTGATCAGTGGTTCGAACCTCGGGGTCAGCGGTCCAGCAGCGGGTCTCGCGGCCATCGTCCTCGGGTCCATCACACAATTAGGATCGTTCCCGCTGTTCCTGACTGCGGTGGTGTTGGCCGGCCTGATCCAGATCGCCTTGGGCTTTCTGCGCGCTGGGGTCATCGCCTACTACTTCCCGAACAGCGTGATCAAAGGCATGTTGGCGGGCATCGGGGTGATCATCATCCTTAAGCAGATCCCGCACGCCGTGGGAGATGACAAGGACTGGATGGGTGACATGGGCTTCGATCAGAGCGACAAACTCAACACCTTCCAGGAACTCTGGTACGCACTTCAGAACCCCACCCTGGGGGCAGTGGTCATCACACTGGCCTGCCTCGCTGTGATGATCCTGTGGGACCTTCCGTTCATCAGGCGCATCAAGGCCCTGTCCTTTGTGCCCGGTCCGTTGCTGGCCGTCATCCTGGGCACCATCATGGCGCGCCTCTTCGAAGGGCATCCGGACCTTGCGCTGGGTGGCGATCACTTGGTGCGCCTGCCTGACCTTTCCAACGGGCTTTCGGCCGCGCTGACCTTTCCCGATCCCTCGGGCCTCACCAACGGAGCGGTCTGGACGATCGCGCTCACCATGGCCATCGTGGCCAGCATCGAGACCCTGCTCTGCGTGGAGGCCACGGATAAGCTCGACACCGAAAAGCGCGTGACACCGACGAACCTCGAATTGAAGGCGCAAGGCCTGGGCAATGCGCTCAGTGGACTGCTCGGCGGCCTGCCCATCACGCAGGTGATCGTGCGCAGCTCGGCGAACATCCAGAGCGGGGCGCGCACCAAGCTGAGCGCTGTGCTTCACGGGGTGCTGATCCTCCTGAGCGTGCTGCTGATACCAGTCCTCATGAACATGATCCCACTTGCGAGCCTCGCGGCCATCCTGCTCATCACCGGTTACAAACTGGCGAAGCCCGCGCTCTTCAAGGACTTGTTCGCGCAGGGCTGGTACATCTTCATCCCCTTCATCGTCACGGTCCTCGGCGTAGTGTTCATCGACCTGCTCAAGGGTGTGGCGCTTGGCATGAGCGTGGGGATCTTCTTCGTGCTCCGCAACAGCTACCTCACACCGTTCCATGTGGTGGAAGGCCACGACGCCGATGGCCCGGTGCGAAGGATCACCTTGAGCGAAGAGGTCACCTTCTTCAATAAGGCCAGCATACAGCGCACGCTGGCCGAACTGCCGAAAGGCACGCACCTGGTACTGGACGCCAGCTCCACGATGAATCTTGATCCCGATGTGCTCGAGATCATCCACGAGGCCAAACAGCGGGAACAGGAACGAGGTGTGAAGATCGACCTGGTCGGCGTGAAGCCCCCCAGAAAACGTAGTACCAAAGAACTGATCGAATCGGTGGTGGGGCGGAATGCCTGA
- a CDS encoding carbonic anhydrase (macrophage inducible 5; Mig-5) — MRTQTKETQSHLTPQKALDILIEGNKRFVSNLKANRDLLKQVNETSDGQHPFAVILSCIDSRTSAELIFDQGLGDIFSVRIAGNCVNEDILGSMEFACKVAGAKLIVVLGHSKCGAVKGACDDVRMGNLTALLNKIRPAVDDTKAAGARNSGNSEFVEAVAHRNVELALEQILERSPILKEMLAADEIGIVGGMYDVSTGEVDLIGC; from the coding sequence ATGAGAACACAAACGAAAGAGACACAAAGTCACCTGACGCCACAGAAGGCGTTGGACATCCTGATCGAAGGCAACAAGCGCTTCGTGAGCAACCTGAAGGCGAACCGCGACCTGCTGAAACAGGTGAACGAGACCAGCGACGGTCAGCATCCCTTCGCCGTGATCCTGAGCTGCATCGACAGCCGCACCAGTGCCGAGCTGATCTTCGATCAGGGCCTCGGCGACATCTTCAGCGTGCGCATCGCCGGCAATTGCGTGAATGAGGACATCCTCGGCAGCATGGAGTTCGCTTGCAAGGTGGCCGGCGCCAAGCTGATCGTGGTGCTTGGCCACAGCAAGTGTGGCGCGGTGAAAGGCGCGTGCGACGACGTGCGTATGGGCAACCTCACCGCCTTGCTCAACAAGATCCGCCCGGCTGTGGATGACACAAAGGCCGCTGGGGCTCGCAACAGCGGGAACAGCGAATTCGTGGAGGCCGTGGCCCACCGCAATGTGGAATTGGCCCTGGAACAGATCCTGGAACGGAGCCCCATCCTGAAGGAGATGCTCGCTGCGGATGAGATCGGGATCGTCGGTGGCATGTACGATGTGAGCACCGGCGAGGTGGATCTGATCGGGTGCTGA
- a CDS encoding SulP family inorganic anion transporter, with the protein MKTSSRTFLPDLLAGLSVSFAALALGAAFGVMSGRGAFAGMIAAGVIPIVTGLFGGTRLSVSGPTGPMTAVSSVVIALAYDKFGGERLLAEQFITLVFMLTAAGLLLAGLLRTGRLIRFVPKTVILGFMSGIAMVIWVDQIKVLFGLDGKEAPTGTMHLNLAYSAITFLLILTLPKLLAKLNLPKRVAMFIPATLTSIIIMTVITTVFSIDIQHISLGAPVSSLGEFKQMMLSYLPTSRIMTQEHLLMAAPYALQLIMLGYLDSLLTALIMDHLTSKKSRLDKELVGQGLANGLSALLGGIPGAQATIRSVLLFKEGAHTRIGAMSAGVFTLLGLVAFRNSIGLITSAVFIGVLFKAALDVFEKEFLTLYVKRRWYTSRKRNIQIAFIMYTMLLTAFYDLNVAVISATILHYVCKRFWRIADVEDKLEKAVEEELAKHVRA; encoded by the coding sequence TTGAAGACTTCAAGCAGAACCTTCCTCCCAGACCTGCTCGCAGGGCTCTCGGTGAGCTTCGCGGCGCTCGCTTTAGGCGCTGCCTTCGGCGTCATGAGCGGCCGCGGCGCCTTCGCGGGCATGATCGCTGCGGGCGTCATTCCCATCGTCACCGGCCTTTTCGGCGGTACGCGGCTGAGCGTTTCCGGGCCGACCGGTCCCATGACGGCCGTCTCCTCCGTGGTGATCGCCCTGGCCTACGACAAGTTCGGCGGCGAGCGTCTCCTGGCCGAGCAGTTCATCACGCTCGTGTTCATGCTCACGGCCGCAGGCCTCTTGCTGGCTGGGTTGCTCCGCACAGGCCGGCTCATCCGCTTCGTGCCCAAGACGGTGATCCTCGGCTTCATGAGCGGCATCGCCATGGTGATCTGGGTGGACCAGATCAAGGTGCTCTTCGGGCTCGATGGCAAGGAAGCGCCCACCGGTACGATGCACCTGAACCTCGCCTACAGCGCCATCACGTTCCTGCTGATCCTCACGCTTCCCAAATTGCTGGCGAAACTCAACCTGCCCAAGCGCGTGGCCATGTTCATACCGGCAACGCTCACGTCCATCATCATCATGACGGTGATCACCACCGTGTTCTCCATCGACATCCAGCACATCAGCCTGGGCGCTCCCGTGAGCTCGCTCGGTGAGTTCAAGCAGATGATGCTCTCCTACCTGCCCACCAGCCGGATCATGACGCAGGAGCACCTGCTGATGGCCGCGCCCTATGCGTTGCAGCTGATCATGCTGGGCTACCTCGACTCGCTGCTCACGGCCTTGATCATGGACCACCTCACCTCTAAAAAGTCCAGACTGGACAAGGAACTTGTAGGCCAGGGACTCGCCAACGGGCTCTCTGCCCTGCTGGGCGGCATTCCCGGCGCGCAGGCCACCATTCGCTCGGTGCTCTTGTTCAAGGAAGGGGCGCATACACGGATCGGTGCGATGAGCGCAGGGGTGTTCACCCTGCTCGGTCTGGTCGCCTTCCGCAATTCCATCGGGCTCATCACCTCGGCCGTCTTCATCGGTGTGCTCTTCAAGGCGGCATTGGACGTGTTCGAGAAGGAATTCCTCACGCTTTACGTGAAACGGCGTTGGTACACCTCGCGGAAGCGGAACATCCAGATCGCCTTCATCATGTACACCATGCTGCTCACCGCGTTCTACGACCTCAACGTGGCGGTGATCAGCGCCACCATCCTGCACTACGTGTGCAAGCGGTTCTGGAGGATCGCAGACGTGGAGGACAAGCTCGAAAAGGCTGTGGAGGAGGAGCTGGCCAAGCATGTCAGGGCATGA